Proteins encoded together in one Miscanthus floridulus cultivar M001 chromosome 16, ASM1932011v1, whole genome shotgun sequence window:
- the LOC136511654 gene encoding uncharacterized protein, translated as MASRAIIRRRKYFLDHINTPVISSSAFSTFQHGRLGLEVEPRTEQRFLEHSSGDFKCEKKQHSMNLIKKDLLGLGNGFRQRPAYVISLSHGGIGKNEFGLPLSLGARSLLQSVRTASTATAGQPKMDTDDEQSEDQKQNKQKKEASPEECDQAVEGLSTAKAKAKAKQVQESLKVDQSVIQKFWARILGVGPALRAVASMSRADWAAKLKHWKDEFVSTLQHYWLGTKLLWADVRISSRLLVKLAGGKSLSRRERQQLTRTTADIFRLVPFAVFIIVPFMEFLLPVFLKLFPNMLPSTFQDKMKEEEALKRKLKARMEYAKFLQDTAKEMAKEVQTSRSGETKQTAEDLDEFLNKVRRGERVSNDEILNFAKLFNDELTLDNMSRPRLVNMCKYMGIRPFGTDHYLRFMLRKKLQDIKNDDKLIQAEGVESLSEEELRQACRERGHLGLLSTEEMRQQLRDWLDLSLNHAVPSSLLILSRAFTVSGRMKPEEAVVATLSSLPDEVVDTVGTVLPSEDSVSERRRKLEFLEMQEELIKEEEKKKEKEEKVKQKKEEEAKMKEPDTAEEDLALKEMTDATAREEELRKAKEHDKEKLCNISRALAVLASASSVSKERQEFLSLVNKEIELYNSMLEKEGTEGEEEAKKAYIAAREEPDHDAEVAAEEKVSSALIEKVDAMLQELEKEIDDVDAQIGNRWQLLDRDLDGKVTPEEVAAAAAYLKDTIGKEGVQELISNLSKDKEGKILVEDIVRLASRAEEHNDGEEEARQ; from the exons ATGGCTTCAAGGGCAATCATTAGGAGAAGGAAGTATTTCTTGGATCACATTAACACACCTGTCATTTCATCGTCCGCCTTCTCTACCTTCCAACATGGAAGACTCGGTTTGGAGGTTGAGCCAAGAACAGAACAGCGATTTCTCGAGCATAGTTCTGgggatttcaaatgtgagaaGAAGCAACACAGTATGAATTTGATAAAAAAGGATCTACTAGGTCTTGGTAATGGGTTTCGGCAACGTCCAGCTTATGTGATTTCTCTTTCTCATGGTGGAATTGGAAAGAATGAATTTGGGTTGCCTTTGAGCTTGGGAGCTAGATCTTTGCTGCAGTCAGTCCGCACAGCATCAACTGCAACTGCAGGGCAGCCTAAGATGGATACAGATGATGAACAGAGTGAGGACCAGAAGCAGAATAAACAGAAAAAGGAGGCATCCCCAGAAGAATGTGATCAGGCTGTGGAAGGCCTAAGCACTGCAAAAGCTAAGGCTAAAGCTAAGCAGGTACAAGAATCTCTGAAGGTTGACCAATCAGTTATACAGAAGTTTTGGGCGAGAATTCTGGGTGTGGGTCCTGCTCTCCGTGCTGTTGCTTCAATGAGCAG GGCTGATTGGGCTGCAAAGCTTAAGCATTGGAAGGATGAATTTGTTTCTACACTGCAGCATTACTGGTTAGGGACAAAACTACTCTGGGCagatgttaggatctcatcaagaTTGCTGGTGAAACTTGCTGGTGGGAAGAGCCTTTCAAGGAGAGAGAGGCAACAGCTGACACGGACAACAGCAGATATCTTCAGGCTGGTCCCGTTTGCTGTGTTCATCATTGTTCCATTCATGGAATTCTTACTGCCAGTCTTCCTCAAGTTGTTTCCAAACATGCTTCCATCAACTTTCCAGGACAAAATGAAAGAAGAG GAGGCATTAAAAAGGAAATTGAAAGCAAGAATGGAGTATGCAAAATTTTTGCAAGATACCGCAAAAGAAATGGCAAAGGAAGTTCAGACATCTCGTAGCGGAGAAACAAAACAGACAGCTGAAGATCTGGACGAATTTTTGAATAAG GTTAGGAGAGGTGAACGTGTCTCTAatgatgaaatcttgaatttcgCAAAGCTATTCAATGATGAACTTACTCTGGATAACATGAGCAG ACCACGCTTGGTTAATATGTGCAAATATATGGGTATCCGGCCTTTTGGTACAGACCACTACTTGAGGTTCATGCTTCGCAAAAAACTGCAAGA CATTAAGAATGATGATAAGCTGATTCAAGCTGAGGGAGTTGAATCTCTCTCTGAAGAAGAGCTCCGGCAAGCCTGCCGGGAACGTGGTCATCTAGGCCTGCTGTCAACTGAAGAGATGCGCCAACAG CTCCGAGACTGGTTGGACCTCTCACTTAATCATGCTGTGCCATCTTCACTTCTCATACTTTCAAG AGCCTTTACTGTGTCTGGGAGAATGAAGCCTGAGGAGGCTGTTGTAGCAACACTATCTTCTCTACCAGATGAAGTTGTGGATACAGTTGGGACAGTATTGCCATCTGAAGATTCGGTTTCTGAGAGGAGGAGAAAATTAGAATTCCTTGAGATGCAGGAAGAACTTATCAAG GAGgaagagaaaaagaaagagaaagaagaaaaggtaaaacaaaagaaagaagaggAGGCAAAGATGAAAGAACCAGACACTGCTGAAGAAGATTTAGCTTTGAAGGAAATGACTGATGCTACTGCTAGGGAAGAAGAGCTGAGAAAAGCAAAAGAACATGACAAGGAAAAGCTCTGTAATATCAGCCGTGCATTGGCTGTGCTCGCATCTGCCTCT TCTGTTAGCAAGGAGCGTCAAGAGTTCCTGAGCCTTGTCAATAAAGAG ATAGAGCTATATAACTCCATGCTCGAAAAAGAGGGtactgaaggtgaagaagaagctaAAAAAGCATATATAGCTGCTAGGGAAGAGCCAGACCATGATGCTGAGGTCGCTGCAGAAGAAAAGGTCTCGTCAGCGCTGATTGAGAAG GTTGATGCTATGCTTCAAGAATTAGAAAAGGAGATTGATGATGTGGATGCACAAATTGGAAACCGTTGGCAACTTCTTGATAG GGACCTCGATGGTAAGGTGACTCCTGAGGAggtggccgccgccgcagcctaTCTGAAGGACACCATCGGGAAGGAAGGCGTGCAAGAGCTCATCAGCAACCTTTCGAAGGACAAAG AAGGAAAGATCCTCGTGGAAGATATTGTGAGGCTAGCATCGCGAGCAGAGGAACACAACGATGGCGAAGAGGAAGCACGGCAGTAG